One genomic segment of Arachis duranensis cultivar V14167 chromosome 4, aradu.V14167.gnm2.J7QH, whole genome shotgun sequence includes these proteins:
- the LOC107483437 gene encoding aldehyde dehydrogenase 22A1 isoform X2, with the protein MRNIKDSNKMTQRIILMHRASYCKVREQVEKVRKAQKMWAKTSFKQRRQFLRILLKYIIKHQALICEISSRDTGKTMVDASLGEIMTTCEKIHWLLSEGEKWLKPEYRSSGRSMLHKSARVEFHPLGVIGAIVSWNYPFHNIFNPMLAALFSGNGIVIKISENASWSGCFYFRIIQSALAAIGAPEDLVEVITGFGETGEALVSSADKVIFVGSPGVGKMIMRGASETLIPVTLELGGKDAFIVCEDVDVDHVAQIAVRAVLQSSGQNCAGAERFYVHRSIYSSFVSKVTQIIKSVTAGPPLAGRYDMGALCMHEHSEKLEGLVNDAIDKGAEIVARGSFGPIGGDAVDQYYPPTVIVNVNHSMRLMQEEAFGPIMPIMKFSSDEEVVKLANDSRYGLGCAVFSGNQSHAREIASQIHCGFAAVNDFAATYMCQSLPFGGVKHSGFGRFGGAEGLRACCLVKAVVEDRWWPYIKTVIPKPIQYPVAESAFEFQESLVEALYGLSIWDRLKALVSVLKVLTEQHSTNSSKLK; encoded by the exons ATGAG AAACATTAAGGACAGCAATAAGATGACCCAAAGGATAATATTGATGCACAGAGCAAGTTATTGCAAA GTCAGGGAGCAAGTGGAAAAAGTGCGGAAAGCCCAAAAAATGTGGGCAAAGACCAGCTTCAAGCAAAGACGCCAATTCTTGCGTATACTTTTGAAGTATATAATAAAACATCAAGCGCTTATATGCGA AATATCTTCGCGTGATACTGGAAAGACAATGGTGGATGCCTCTTTGGGAGAAATAATGACAACATGTGAGAAGATCCATTGGCTACTGTCAGAGGGTGAGAAGTGGCTGAAACCTGAATACCG ATCCAGTGGAAGATCAATGCTTCATAAGAGTGCTAGAGTAGAATTTCACCCCCTTGGTGTTATTGGTGCCATTGTGTCATGGAACTATCCGTTCCACAATATTTTCAACCCTATGTTGGCAGCACTTTTTTCTGGAAATGGCATTGTGATTAAG ATATCAGAAAACGCGAGTTGGTCTGGGTGCTTCTACTTCCGAATCATCCAGTCAGCACTTGCTGCCATAGGTGCTCCAGAGGACCTTGTTGAGGTGATAACAGG ATTTGGTGAAACAGGAGAAGCATTGGTGTCTTCTGCTGATAAAGTCATTTTTGTTGGATCACCTGGTGTTGGCAAGATG ATAATGAGAGGTGCTTCCGAGACACTTATACCTGTTACACTTGAGCTTGGTGGAAAAGATGCATTTATTGTTTGTGAAGATGTAGATGTGGACCAT GTTGCTCAAATTGCTGTCAGGGCTGTTCTTCAGTCAAGTGGGCAGAACTGTGCTGGAGCTGAACGTTTTTATGTCCACAGGAGCATATATTCATCTTTTGTCAGTAAAGTTACACAAATTATAAAATCTGTTACAGCT GGTCCACCACTAGCTGGAAGGTATGACATGGGTGCTCTATGCATGCATGAGCATTCTGAAAAACTTGAAGGCCTTGTCAATGATGCTATAGATAAAGGTGCTGAAATTGTTGCAAGAGGAAGTTTCGGGCCTATTGGTGGAGATGCAGTTGATCAGTATTACCCCCCAACTGTGATTGTTAATGTGAATCACTCCATGAGATTGATGCAAGAAGAG GCATTTGGACCAATCATGCCAATAATGAAATTCAGCTCTGATGAAGAGGTTGTCAAGCTTGCAAATGACTCAAGATATGGGCTTGGCTGTGCTGTTTTCTCAGGCAATCAGAGCCATGCCAGAGAGATAGCTTCGCAGATACATTGTGGCTTTGCTGCTGTTAATGATTTTGCAGCAACATATATGTGTCAG TCCCTCCCATTTGGGGGTGTCAAACACAGTGGATTTGGACGATTTGGTGGTGCAGAAGGTTTGCGAGCATGCTGCCTTGTAAAAGCTGTTGTTGAAGATAGATGGTGGCCATACATAAAAACCGTGATACCTAAGCCTATTCAG TATCCTGTAGCAGAAAGTGCCTTCGAATTTCAGGAGTCACTAGTTGAAGCACTATATGGTCTCAGCATATGGGACCGTTTGAAAGCATTGGTAAGCGTTTTAAAAGTACTTACTGAGCAGCATTCTACCAACAGCAGTAAGTTGAAATGA
- the LOC107483437 gene encoding aldehyde dehydrogenase 22A1 isoform X1, translated as MAFWWSLLVLALAFAIGKFLLWLIPPKVPSIDVDASDVLDDGNQAQENSFIYVPPRGAAQQSGTKVQCYEPATMKYLGYVPALTPYEVREQVEKVRKAQKMWAKTSFKQRRQFLRILLKYIIKHQALICEISSRDTGKTMVDASLGEIMTTCEKIHWLLSEGEKWLKPEYRSSGRSMLHKSARVEFHPLGVIGAIVSWNYPFHNIFNPMLAALFSGNGIVIKISENASWSGCFYFRIIQSALAAIGAPEDLVEVITGFGETGEALVSSADKVIFVGSPGVGKMIMRGASETLIPVTLELGGKDAFIVCEDVDVDHVAQIAVRAVLQSSGQNCAGAERFYVHRSIYSSFVSKVTQIIKSVTAGPPLAGRYDMGALCMHEHSEKLEGLVNDAIDKGAEIVARGSFGPIGGDAVDQYYPPTVIVNVNHSMRLMQEEAFGPIMPIMKFSSDEEVVKLANDSRYGLGCAVFSGNQSHAREIASQIHCGFAAVNDFAATYMCQSLPFGGVKHSGFGRFGGAEGLRACCLVKAVVEDRWWPYIKTVIPKPIQYPVAESAFEFQESLVEALYGLSIWDRLKALVSVLKVLTEQHSTNSSKLK; from the exons ATGGCGTTCTGGTGGTCCTTGCTCGTTCTCGCACTCGCTTTCGCCATCGGCAAGTTCCTCCTCTGGCTCATTCCTCCTAAGGTTCCTTCCATCGATGTTGACGCTTCTGATG TTTTAGACGATGGAAACCAAGCTCAGGAGAACAGCTTCATATAT GTACCTCCAAGGGGAGCGGCACAGCAATCTGGCACTAAAGTTCAGTGCTATGAGCCTGCTACCATGAAGTATTTGGGATATGTTCCTGCTTTGACCCCATATGAG GTCAGGGAGCAAGTGGAAAAAGTGCGGAAAGCCCAAAAAATGTGGGCAAAGACCAGCTTCAAGCAAAGACGCCAATTCTTGCGTATACTTTTGAAGTATATAATAAAACATCAAGCGCTTATATGCGA AATATCTTCGCGTGATACTGGAAAGACAATGGTGGATGCCTCTTTGGGAGAAATAATGACAACATGTGAGAAGATCCATTGGCTACTGTCAGAGGGTGAGAAGTGGCTGAAACCTGAATACCG ATCCAGTGGAAGATCAATGCTTCATAAGAGTGCTAGAGTAGAATTTCACCCCCTTGGTGTTATTGGTGCCATTGTGTCATGGAACTATCCGTTCCACAATATTTTCAACCCTATGTTGGCAGCACTTTTTTCTGGAAATGGCATTGTGATTAAG ATATCAGAAAACGCGAGTTGGTCTGGGTGCTTCTACTTCCGAATCATCCAGTCAGCACTTGCTGCCATAGGTGCTCCAGAGGACCTTGTTGAGGTGATAACAGG ATTTGGTGAAACAGGAGAAGCATTGGTGTCTTCTGCTGATAAAGTCATTTTTGTTGGATCACCTGGTGTTGGCAAGATG ATAATGAGAGGTGCTTCCGAGACACTTATACCTGTTACACTTGAGCTTGGTGGAAAAGATGCATTTATTGTTTGTGAAGATGTAGATGTGGACCAT GTTGCTCAAATTGCTGTCAGGGCTGTTCTTCAGTCAAGTGGGCAGAACTGTGCTGGAGCTGAACGTTTTTATGTCCACAGGAGCATATATTCATCTTTTGTCAGTAAAGTTACACAAATTATAAAATCTGTTACAGCT GGTCCACCACTAGCTGGAAGGTATGACATGGGTGCTCTATGCATGCATGAGCATTCTGAAAAACTTGAAGGCCTTGTCAATGATGCTATAGATAAAGGTGCTGAAATTGTTGCAAGAGGAAGTTTCGGGCCTATTGGTGGAGATGCAGTTGATCAGTATTACCCCCCAACTGTGATTGTTAATGTGAATCACTCCATGAGATTGATGCAAGAAGAG GCATTTGGACCAATCATGCCAATAATGAAATTCAGCTCTGATGAAGAGGTTGTCAAGCTTGCAAATGACTCAAGATATGGGCTTGGCTGTGCTGTTTTCTCAGGCAATCAGAGCCATGCCAGAGAGATAGCTTCGCAGATACATTGTGGCTTTGCTGCTGTTAATGATTTTGCAGCAACATATATGTGTCAG TCCCTCCCATTTGGGGGTGTCAAACACAGTGGATTTGGACGATTTGGTGGTGCAGAAGGTTTGCGAGCATGCTGCCTTGTAAAAGCTGTTGTTGAAGATAGATGGTGGCCATACATAAAAACCGTGATACCTAAGCCTATTCAG TATCCTGTAGCAGAAAGTGCCTTCGAATTTCAGGAGTCACTAGTTGAAGCACTATATGGTCTCAGCATATGGGACCGTTTGAAAGCATTGGTAAGCGTTTTAAAAGTACTTACTGAGCAGCATTCTACCAACAGCAGTAAGTTGAAATGA
- the LOC107483438 gene encoding universal stress protein PHOS32 has protein sequence MPRSNHRRLGVAMDFSPCSVAALKWAVENFAREGDHIILLIIRPDVNYEHGEMQLWELTGAPYIPLNEFTDAEVMKKYGLKPTPEAIEVSQKAAKDKKVEVLMKIFWGDPREKICQAVDSIPLEALFMGNRGLGPLQRAFMGSVSNYVVNHATCPVTVVKSDNQNKS, from the exons ATGCCACGTAGTAATCATAGGAGACTGGGAGTGGCCATGGATTTCTCGCCGTGCAGCGTCGCGGCGCTCAAATGGGCGGTGGAAAATTTTGCCAGAGAAGGAGACCATATCATCCTCCTCATCATTCGCCCAGACGTTAACTACGAGCATGGCGAGATGCAGCTCTGGGAACTCACCGGAGCTC CTTACATACCCCTAAACGAGTTCACTGATGCTGAGGTCATGAAGAAATATGGACTGAAGCCCACTCCCGAAGCAATTGAAGTGTCCCAAAAAGCTGCAAAGGATAAAAAA GTAGAGGTACTCATGAAAATCTTTTGGGGTGACCCTCGTGAAAAGATTTGCCAAGCAGTCGATTCAATACCTTTAGAGGCTCTTTTCATGGGAAATAGAGGCCTTGGTCCCCTCCAAAG GGCCTTTATGGGAAGTGTGAGCAACTATGTAGTGAATCATGCCACATGTCCAGTCACTGTGGTGAAAAGTGacaatcaaaataaaagttaa
- the LOC107483435 gene encoding ubiquitin-conjugating enzyme E2 32 translates to MAEKYNMKNPAVKRILQEVKEMQSNPSDDFTSLPLEENIFEWQFAIRGPRDTEFEGAVYHGRIQLPSEYPFKPPSFMLLTPNGRFETQTKICLSISNHHPEHWQPSWSVRTALVALIAFMPTNPNGALGSLDYKKEERRTLAIKSREAPPKFGTPERQKLIDEIHEYMLSKAPPVPQHSSIQLLEEEHSRDEEAESQANSHNAEALPAEEGIPDQAGDRIVEEEVVVDDNLQGVEASTEIQSNVSRNQSPHNSGLRVQNPKPETRIQQKLDDHIFTLIAIGLAIAIVALLLKKFVNFSCPFYVIIQSNATFPRYYHHQAHAPETSQQPHHPFGAHIFHDDTPGAEATHHYQLGVDAPAQSPSSHGGGGLDSSSFYSSFSDLLKGTLRGHTLTMPDDITHLSTKHHNELRQICGHTDYPDVCFSTIAPHLHGEHFDLTHVLQASITACSIELKLTIEKSKRHSSTSSPENLGAVMYVDCRVQYTNALENLQKASDAAAGRDLGTVTIMLSSVMADVATCESGFQDLESSTFVSGSVGIMASNCLAIAHMVPHQ, encoded by the exons ATGGCGGAGAAGTACAACATGAAGAACCCCGCCGTCAAGCGCATTCTCCAAGAGGTCAAGGAGATGCAGTCCAATCCTTCCGATGATTTCACGAGTCTCCCTCTCGAG gaaaatatatttgaatGGCAATTTGCAATTAGAGGACCTCGTGATACTGAATTTGAGGGTGCTGTCTATCATGGACGGATCCAATTGCCTTCAGAGTATCCATTCAAACCACCTTCATTTATGTTATTGACG CCTAATGGACGTTTCGAGACCCAAACAAAGATTTGCTTGAGCATATCAAATCATCACCCTGAGCATTGGCAACCATCATGGAGTG TAAGGACCGCTTTAGTTGCACTGATTGCATTCATGCCTACCAACCCTAATGGTGCTTTGGGGTCGTTGGACTACAAGAAGGAAGAAAGGCGTACcttggccatcaaatctcgtGAAGCGCCTCCGAAATTTGGGACTCCTGAACGTCAAAAACTGATTGATGAG ATACACGAGTATATGCTAAGCAAGGCACCCCCTGTTCCTCAACATAGCTCCATACAACTACTCGAAGAAGAGCATTCCAGAGACGAGGAGGCCGAGTCCCAGGCAAATTCCCATAATGCTGAGGCTTTACCTGCTGAAGAGGGGATTCCAGATCAAGCAGGAGATAGAATTGTTGAAGAGGAGGTAGTTGTTGATGATAATCTTCAAGGAGTTGAAGCTTCAACGGAGATCCAATCCAATGTTTCAAGGAACCAGTCGCCCCATAATTCTGGTTTAAGGGTTCAAAATCCGAAGCCGGAGACTAGGATACAGCAAAAGCTTGATGATCATATTTTCACATTGATAGCCATTGGACTTGCCATTGCAATTGTGGCCCTTTTGCTGAAGAAGTTCGTTAACTTTTCATGCCCTTTTTACGTGATAAT TCAATCTAACGCCACCTTCCCTCGCTATTATCATCACCAGGCTCACGCGCCCGAGACAAGTCAGCAACCACACCACCCATTTGGCGCTCACATTTTCCATGATGACACCCCTGGAGCTGAAGCAACCCACCACTACCAGCTGGGTGTTGATGCTCCGGCACAATCGCCGTCGAGCCATGGCGGCGGTGGCCTTGACTCATCATCATTCTACTCTTCTTTCTCGGATCTCCTTAAAGGAACCTTACGCGGCCACACGTTAACAATGCCCGACGATATCACACACTTGTCAACCAAACACCACAACGAACTCAGACAAATATGCGGCCACACCGATTACCCTGACGTGTGCTTCTCCACCATCGCACCGCATCTCCACGGCGAGCACTTCGACCTCACCCACGTCCTCCAAGCTTCCATAACGGCCTGCTCGATCGAGTTGAAGCTGACCATAGAGAAGTCGAAGAGGCACTCGAGCACTTCGTCGCCGGAGAACCTAGGTGCAGTCATGTACGTGGACTGTAGGGTGCAGTATACCAACGCGCTTGAGAACCTCCAAAAAGCGAGTGATGCTGCTGCGGGGCGTGATCTTGGAACGGTTACCATCATGCTTAGTTCTGTTATGGCTGACGTGGCAACATGTGAGAGCGGTTTTCAGGATCTTGAGTCCTCTACCTTCGTTTCCGGGTCGGTTGGAATTATGGCAAGCAATTGTCTTGCCATTGCTCATATGGTTCCCCATCAGTAG
- the LOC107483434 gene encoding DELLA protein RGL3-like: MENLSPFNEFGFSAIEDKHSSSNYTSWAIEGMNEVNKVQFSGAEEWGESMGIDPFGSSFEFFPSQQQQQQQLSYLEYGTLENLQFVAVSPPPQTHTYFDDLHMFDENPTRMVPLSEETIANDKQQNSSTPLASLELLKSYGSNKGFKKLCDEEKIMQPIDHSAAGNEVLGRKLSTDDVMRIAGTRFIQSSPSSPKSLGSSALKSIFSHPFGQFFSGLSGEEKEEVQLAESLLACAEKVGFKQYGRAGKLLSQCESSSSKTGSPVKRVVHYFAEALRLRIDLETGRISSKDLKKMQPMDPREITKNLTPSVLAFYGAAPFCQITMFTLVQSIIENVTEAKKIHIIDFEIRKGVQWTTLMQSLVSRNRCPLELLKITAVGSGSNSKLIIEDTGKRLKDFAISLKINLCYDYVIVPDMLQLREDLFKIDPEETIVVYSQYALGSKIQQPDQLETIMRVVKTIRPSVLAITEIEASHNSTSFVNRFIEALFYFSAFFDCLENCMKHDEPNRLVFESQYLAYGIKNILAAEGAERNARNVRIDVWRAFFSRFGLVETEISMLSLFQAELVAKRFPCGSSCTFDRDGNSLLLGWKGTPLNSISVWKFL; the protein is encoded by the coding sequence ATGGAAAATTTGAGTCCTTTCAATGAGTTCGGTTTTAGTGCAATTGAGGATAAACATAGTTCATCAAATTATACTTCTTGGGCTATAGAGGGAATGAATGAAGTGAACAAGGTTCAATTTTCTGGTGCTGAAGAGTGGGGTGAGTCAATGGGAATTGACCCTTTTGGGTCTAGTTTTGAATTCTTTCCTtcacagcagcagcagcaacaacaattaTCATATCTTGAGTATGGAACATTGGAGAATCTACAATTTGTTGCGGTTTCTCCACCACCACAAACCCATACATACTTTGATGACCTCCACATGTTTGATGAAAATCCAACAAGAATGGTTCCACTAAGTGAAGAAACTATTGCAAACGACAAACAGCAAAACTCATCAACTCCTTTAGCATCACTTGAGTTATTGAAGAGCTATGGCAGCAACAAAGGATTTAAGAAGTTATGTGATGAAGAGAAAATTATGCAACCAATTGATCACTCTGCTGCAGGTAATGAAGTTCTTGGAAGAAAGCTTTCAACTGACGATGTGATGAGGATAGCAGGAACAAGGTTCATTcaatcatcaccatcatcaccAAAATCTTTAGGATCATCAGCTTTGAAGTCAATTTTTAGCCACCCTTTTGGTCAATTTTTCTCAGGACTCTCTGGTGAGGAGAAAGAGGAGGTTCAACTTGCTGAATCACTCTTGGCTTGTGCTGAGAAGGTGGGGTTTAAGCAGTACGGGCGAGCCGGCAAGTTGCTATCTCAATGCGAGTCATCGTCTTCCAAGACCGGTTCACCAGTTAAGCGAGTTGTTCATTACTTCGCGGAGGCTCTTCGCCTCAGGATTGATCTTGAGACGGGAAGAATTTCATCCAAGGACTTGAAAAAGATGCAACCAATGGATCCTCGAGAGATAACCAAGAATCTCACCCCCTCTGTTTTGGCATTTTATGGAGCAGCTCCTTTCTGTCAGATCACAATGTTCACACTAGTCCAATCTATAATTGAAAATGTTACTGAGGCAAAGAAGATTCACATCATTGATTTTGAAATCAGAAAGGGTGTGCAATGGACAACCCTGATGCAATCCCTTGTGTCAAGAAATCGATGTCCTTTAGAGCTGCTTAAGATAACAGCTGTTGGAAGTGGAAGCAATTCGAAGCTTATCATAGAGGACACTGGAAAGAGGTTGAAGGATTTTGCAATAAGCTTGAAGATAAACCTTTGCTATGATTATGTTATTGTACCTGACATGCTGCAACTCAGAGAGGATCTATTTAAGATAGATCCTGAGGAAACAATTGTGGTTTACTCTCAGTATGCACTTGGCAGCAAGATTCAGCAGCCGGACCAGCTCGAAACTATCATGAGAGTTGTCAAAACAATAAGGCCTAGTGTACTTGCGATAACTGAAATTGAGGCGAGCCACAATTCGACTTCATTTGTAAACCGGTTCATTGAGGCGCTTTTCTACTTCAGTGCATTCTTTGATTGTTTAGAGAATTGTATGAAGCATGACGAGCCGAACAGGCTGGTTTTCGAGTCGCAGTACCTTGCTTATGGAATCAAGAACATATTGGCTGCCGAGGGAGCAGAGAGGAATGCTAGGAATGTGAGGATTGATGTATGGAGGGCATTTTTCTCCCGGTTTGGACTGGTGGAAACAGAGATTAGCATGTTATCTTTGTTCCAAGCTGAGCTTGTTGCTAAAAGGTTCCCTTGTGGAAGCAGTTGTACATTTGATAGGGATGGGAATTCCCTTCTTTTGGGGTGGAAGGGAACACCATTGAACTCTATTTCTGTGTGGAAGTTCCTATGa